A stretch of DNA from Jatrophihabitans endophyticus:
GGAATCGAACCCGCACTGTCAGCTTGGGAAGCTGATGTTCTGCCATTGAACTACACCCGCGGAACGCTGCGACGATACCCGACGACCCGGATTCCGGGACGTCGGGAGGTCGGCCGCTGCGTGCGGACGGTCCACGGGCGGCGTCGGCGACCGGGCGTGCGACGACTCGACTAGAAGCGGGCTGTTCGCCGTCCGGCTGCTTGCTGTCGCCGCCGTTGCGCTGTGTCCCGGCGCGGGATTCGCTACCGGATGACAGCCACATCGGCGCGGCAAACGCTGGTCGTCGACCACTTGTCGGTGCCGTGGTGTCGTTCTCGGTTCTTCTGGTGATGGTGGATGCCTCCCGGTCCTCGGTGGCCGGCCCGAACGGCTCGATGAACGGCAGCACGGCGACCAGCGCCTCGGCGCGGGCCAAGATCGATCTCGGGGATCGGGTCGTGCGGCCACGGCATCGTCAGGACCACGCTCGGGTTGTCGAACGCGGTCCGCAGCGCCGCGCCGTCACTGCGCTCGACGGCGCCGTGCCCGTCGTCCGGGGTGATGCTGCGTGGATCGGTCATGGGGTCCTCCTCGGGTTGGGAAGCCCCGTGTTGGGCTTCGCTGAGGTGCGGTCGTTCTTGCCGCACCTCGGCGTAGCCGCCTCGCTGCTCCGGACGGTCGAACCGGGCCACGCGTGGTGCGGAGCACCATCCCCGGACACGCTGGAAGGGATCACCCCTTGCGGCCGGAGGCCGGCCGGGGCTACCTGGCTGGAATCGCCACCGCCGGGAGACGGAGCTGCACGGTTACCACGACTGCGCCATCTGCTGTTCGCACGCCACGTTTGCCGGCCACCCACGGCGGCGACGTCGACCACGGCGCTGCTCGAGGACACGTCGCCCGGCCGCGCTAGGCCAGGCGTTTGGCAGACACCCATGAGATGGCGTCGCTGCCGGGATTTCTGAGTCCCGGAGGACGCTCAGCCCGCCACCAACTAATGGGCGCTGGTGGCAAACCGGTCGAAAGGCACGAGCGCCCCGAGACGGTTGCTTTTCCCGGGAAAGTCCCAATCGACGCGGGACGAAAGGCCTCCGCTGATGGGCCCCGGGCCTGAGACAGTCTCAGCTGATCTTGATTGATTCTTAGGTTCGGGGGTATCGCGCGTGGCGCGCGGTAGGGGAGAACGCATGTCTAGAGGTAGGCGTTGCGTGGTCGCGGTGGCGACGACCAGCGTGCTGTTCGCCAGCGTGTGCACGGCGATCGAGGCCACGGCCGAGCCGACGGGCTCGTCGAGCTCGGCGAGTCAGTCGGAGGTGGACGAGGCGGCCGCGAAGGCGGCCGAGACAGGCAAACGGGTCTTGGTGAAGTCGGAGCTGACCGAGACGTCGACGACGTGGGTCAACCCCAACGGCAGCCTGACCACGGACATGGCCTCGAGCCCGGTGCGGGGTGAAGCGCGACAGCGAGTGGGTGGACGTCGACCTGACGCTGCAGCACACCGCCGCCGGCTGGACGCCGGCCGCATCACCGCACCCGGTCGTGTTCTCCGACGGCGGGGACCAGGACGCGGTGTCGCTGGGTTCGGGCGCCAAGCGGGTGCAGCTCGGCTGGGACGCCACCCTGCCCACCCCGACCGTGCACGGCGCCGAGGCCCGTTACACGCTCGGTGACGGGCAGACGCTGGTGCTGACCGCGACCGAGGACGGGTTCGAGCAGTCCCTGGTGCTCGAACACGTACCGACCTCGCTGCCCAAGCAGCGGGTGCCCTTCGACACCTCGGCGCTGACGATGACCGAGAACTCGACCACGCGCAGCATCGACTTCACCGACACCTCCGGCCAGGTCGTCTACACGATCCCGACGCCGGTCATGTACGGCGCGGCCCGTGACCCGCTGACCGAGGAAGCCACGCAGGTCAAGCCGGTCGACGTCGCGCTGGCCCAGACCGCCGACGGCGCACGGCTGGACCTCACCCCGTCCATGTCCTGGCTGCAGGACCCGGTCACCACGTACCCGGTCACGATCGACCCGAGGTCGTGGCCATCGGCGACGCCGAGGACACCTACGTCCAGGACAACGTCACCGCCAACGTCGGCGCCGCGTCCACCCTGCGCGCCGGTTCCTACTCGGGCCACGCGGCGCGGAGCTACATCCGATTCGGCGACATGTCCGCCCTCGCCGGCGCCGACATCCAATCTGCGGTGCTCAACGCCTACTACACCGGCGCCAACTCCTGCACCAGCGCCAGCATCGCGAAGTGGGCGCTCGCCGCCCACCCCGTCACCTCGGCCTGGTCCAAGCAGGGCATCACCTGGGCGACCAAACCCTCGGTCTCCTACGCCTCCGCCTACACGGCGGAAGCCAACTTCGCCCACGGCATCGAAGGCACCTGCGCCAACGCCTGGGACACCATCGACCTGCAGAAGATGGTCCAGGCATGGAGCAACGGGACGATCACCAACTACGGCGTCGTCCTCAACGGCAGCGAAAGCACCGGCAACACCCAAGCCTGGACCTTCTGCTCCCGCAACCCCGCCAGCTCGGGCAGCGCATGCATCTACTCCTCACGCGTTCCGACGCTGTCGATCACCTACGTCGAAGCCAAGCCCGACGCGGCTACCTACGACCCGGACCCGGTCCCGACCACTACACCTCCGGACGAGTCGACGACCCCCGATTCCCCTCAAGAACAGCCCACCACCGCGCCCATAAGCAAGACCTTCGGCGGCACCCTCTACAACGCGAACGGAACGCCCCAGGCGAACGTGCCGGTGACAATTTACGACGCCGATGCCGACGCGCCCGGCAACGTGAGCGAATCCAACCCTTTCGATACGCCAATCGTTGGTACCGCCACCACGGACTCCTCCGGCCAGTGGACGTACACACTGCCCGACCCGTTGCCGGCCGCCTTGCAAGCCGAGGCTGACGACAATTCGGGCGTTCTGGATCTCGACGTCCGCGCTGTCGGCGCCGCCACCGACGGCACCGTCCTCGAGTCGCTGACCACTGTCTCGGTCGGCGTCGGGGCATCGGACGACCCCGCGGGCGGCAGCCTGCTCGCCCAAATGGCTGCCGCGAAGCAGAACTCCTCGAAAACGGCTCTGCACGTCGCCTCGTCCAACGACCTCGACATCAGCGACACCTCCGACGAAGACGCCGAAGGCAACTTCACTCCCGGCCAGGTCACAGCGAGCGGAACGACGACCGACGCAACCACTGGAGACACGACCACCGTCCCGGCTACGCAGATCGTGGACTCTGGGACCACGGACGTCGAGTCAACCCGCGACAACACCCCGCAGACCGCCGGCTACTCCGGCAATCCAGACGTGGTGAACGGCACCGACTACCGATCCGCGAACGTCCAGGGCGCCACCGTCGAGACAACAGCCGCAGCGGCTGAAGCTCACAGCCAGAGCCCTGTTGGGCAACTCTCTTGCGACCGGCCCAAGGTGGTCAAGGAGAAGAACGCGATCCGGTACACCGTCATCGGCGAGGCCCATGCTTACTGGAACGCCAAGGCGTCCTTCTTCTACGAGAAGAAGATGGGCACCAGCACCGAAATCAAGGCCAGCATCAACGGTAAGTTCTGGAGCGTTTCCGGCAGCGTGACCCACGAAATCGCGATGACTAGGTGAAGTTGGCCTGAGCACGCTGCCAACCCGTTCGTATCCGGATTTCCGCCAGGCAGGAAGCCCGCCTCGGTGACATCAACCAATCCGGGCCCTGCACCTACGGTGACACTAGGGATCGTGAGTGCCGGCTCGGGTGGGGGTGCTGATCTTCTTCGTGCTGCTCTTCGCGGTCGTCTACTACGTCCTGCACGCCCACAAGTACCAGAACTGCCTGATCACGCCCGGGCTCTTCGAGTGGCCCTCGACCTGCGTCTGATCAGCCAGCGTCGGCTGCGGGACACGAGCGCACCGAGCAGAGCTGGACGACCGTTACCTCGGCAGCTCGGTCCCCTTCAACGAAGGCGCACTGTCCGTACTTGGCAGTCACACATAGTGTGCGTAGCGTCACGAAGTACTCATCTTGATGACGGAGGTCGCCATGAGCCTCAAGCTCGTCCAATCACTGCTTCACCGGCACGCGCCAGGTAGGACGCGCAGCCGCTGGGTCGCGATCTGCGCGATCGCGCTCACCCTGACGGGCATCGCGTTCGCAGGGCCGGCGCAGGCGGCGACGGGTTCCTACAGCTTCACCAGCTGGAACAACCGATCTGCCGTCCTCTATGGCAACTTGGCAGACGGTGACACCTTCGCCCCTCCAGCGACCGTGCCGTCTACGGCGACAGTCACCGGACTGTCGGGGCGGGTCGATTTCGCCAACATCTCGTCCCAATGCCCGGGTGCCTGCCCGCCGCAGGCGACAGCGACCGCCTTCGCATGCCTAGACGTCAACGACACGCAGTGTTTCCAACTCGGGACGAACAATTCGTCGTTCCCTACGCGGATCATCTGGAACATCGCGATCACACCCGGCAATTACCCGGCGGCCACATCGCGGTTCCACTTCGCGTTTGTGATCAGCAACGGGACCACCAAGGCCATCAACCCAGCGATCTACTTGGCAGCCGGCGGTTCGAAGAACTTCACAGTGTCCTACTCGTACTAGCCAGAATCCGAATCTTGGGCGGGCCCCGGCTGCGGAACGACCGGGGCCGGGCTCAAGTCCAGTCCGAAATGGACGATTCCACCCCTTGAAGAGCCCTGGAACTTCCCGTGGCACAGACATCGGGTTGGCCAGGTCGAGAACCCGGGAAGGACTGCGACCGCCCATGATCAGTGCAGTTTCGGGCACCAGCGCTGCCAGTTACATAGCGCCCACCACCAGCGGCACCTGGACCACGGCCAGCACGGCCGACATGTTGTCTCATCTGACGGCCCAGGACTGGGCGCTGGGCAGCGCGATGGCCGGCAAAGAACTCGATCACGACCCGGGCACGGCCAAGCCCGCAGCGTTGCTCCTCATGGCGCAGGACCGCACGAGCGGTCGGCTTCCGGCGGATCAGCCGGTGAGCGAGAGCTACTTGCGAGCGATGGCGAGCGTTTCCACCAACCCGGGATACACCGAGTCGATCAATCGTGCGATCGCCCTGCTCAAGAGCCAGGCCGGCTCCGCGAGCGCTGACCAGGTGACGGGCAACGCCCTCGACCTTTTGGGGTAACACCGCCGAACCAACTGACGCCAAGCCGCAAACACGACGGCCGGGACGTGGACGTCCCGGCCGTCGTGCTGCTCACCTGCTATCTCCCGTCGATGTGTCCGTCAGGCACCCGACGGTTCGTTGCTCAAGTGCCTATAGATGGTGGCGCGGCCGACGCCGAGGGTGTCGGCGATCTGTTGGACGGTGTGGTTGCCGGTGTCGTACATCTGGCGGGCGACGGTGATCTTGTCCGGGGTCATGACGGTGCGGCGGCCGCCGTTGCGGCCGCGGGCGCGGGCGGCCTCGAGGCCGGCGAGGGTGCGTTCGCGGATGAGGTCGCGTTCGAACTGGGCGAGGCTGGCCATGATGCCGAACAGCAGCCGGCCGGCGGGGGTGGTGGCGTCCAGGCCTTCGGTCAGGGACCGGAACCCGATGTCGCGTTGGCCGAGTTCGGTGACGGTGGTGATGAGGTGGTGCAAGTTGCGGCCGAGCCGGTCCAGGCGCCAGACCACGATCGTGTCGCCGGGCAGCACGCGTTCGAGCAGGTCGTCGAGTTGGGGGCGGTGGTCGAGTTTGCCGGAGGCGTGGTCGGTGAAGATCCGGGCGCAGCCGGCCGCGGTGAGCGCGTCGTGCTGCAGGGCCGGGTCTTGTTCGAGGGTGGAGACGCGGGCGTAGCCGTACAGGTGGGCCATTCAGATGCCGTCCAACTCAGATGCCGTCCAACTCAGATGCCGTCCAACTCAGATGCCGCCAACTCAGATGCCCAGCCGGTTGTTGATCCGCACGGCGAGCTCGCGGGCCTCGCGGCCGAAGTCCTTGTCGGGGTAGAGGTCTGCGAGCTTGTCGAGCAGGTCGGCCACGGTCTGCGCTTCTTCCTCGGTGAGCGGGGGCCTGGCGAGCGCGGCGGGGAGCAGATCCTCCACGGTGAGCAGGGGGGCGTCGTGGATCGCAGCCATGAATTCCTGCTCAGTGAGCGGGGGCGCGTCGCGGCTCGCAGCGGCGAGCATGTCCTGCTCGGTGTGGTCGACGTCGGCCTGGGTGGCGTCGGCCTGGGTGGGGTCGTCAGCATTGCGGTGCTCGGTCATCGGTGTGCCCTCCTGGAGGTGGCCCCGTGGTCAGTCTGACGTCGGACGGTTGCGTGGTCGAGGAGCGCGCGGCATCGGTGGCCGGCGCGGGGGACGT
This window harbors:
- a CDS encoding DNRLRE domain-containing protein codes for the protein MAIGDAEDTYVQDNVTANVGAASTLRAGSYSGHAARSYIRFGDMSALAGADIQSAVLNAYYTGANSCTSASIAKWALAAHPVTSAWSKQGITWATKPSVSYASAYTAEANFAHGIEGTCANAWDTIDLQKMVQAWSNGTITNYGVVLNGSESTGNTQAWTFCSRNPASSGSACIYSSRVPTLSITYVEAKPDAATYDPDPVPTTTPPDESTTPDSPQEQPTTAPISKTFGGTLYNANGTPQANVPVTIYDADADAPGNVSESNPFDTPIVGTATTDSSGQWTYTLPDPLPAALQAEADDNSGVLDLDVRAVGAATDGTVLESLTTVSVGVGASDDPAGGSLLAQMAAAKQNSSKTALHVASSNDLDISDTSDEDAEGNFTPGQVTASGTTTDATTGDTTTVPATQIVDSGTTDVESTRDNTPQTAGYSGNPDVVNGTDYRSANVQGATVETTAAAAEAHSQSPVGQLSCDRPKVVKEKNAIRYTVIGEAHAYWNAKASFFYEKKMGTSTEIKASINGKFWSVSGSVTHEIAMTR
- a CDS encoding recombinase family protein, with protein sequence MAHLYGYARVSTLEQDPALQHDALTAAGCARIFTDHASGKLDHRPQLDDLLERVLPGDTIVVWRLDRLGRNLHHLITTVTELGQRDIGFRSLTEGLDATTPAGRLLFGIMASLAQFERDLIRERTLAGLEAARARGRNGGRRTVMTPDKITVARQMYDTGNHTVQQIADTLGVGRATIYRHLSNEPSGA